One genomic window of Sporosarcina ureae includes the following:
- a CDS encoding NAD(P)/FAD-dependent oxidoreductase — MSNNYDLIIVGAGIMASSLAYNLYKDGYTGKIALFEKDNKYEYSSTPRSEGGIRQTFSTEVNIRMSQYSYQVYKKFEEEMAFDGENAQINFNENGYLYLLDKKSMPIFEDILKTQETLGVKTKFMNQRETQSFFPELNVEDLVGSVFDPEAGNADPYSVLQAYIRKIREYGVSFIYEEVDTILTERNKAIGIQTTNGDKYFAPIVVNAAGPWSGDLSAKIGLEIPVKPLRRQLFSIDTQLKFQHEIPFTFDPTGLHFRSERSKVVVGWANDVPYGYDFNLEKSFFEEEIWPVLATRSSHFEQLKLENGWTGLYDYNYIDQNAIIGGHPDLGGYFIVSGFSGHGFQHAPAAGKALSELIRLGKFETMDISSLSVERFKTNELVIETAVY; from the coding sequence ATGTCAAATAACTACGATTTGATTATCGTTGGCGCAGGAATTATGGCATCCAGTTTAGCCTACAATTTGTACAAAGACGGTTATACCGGGAAAATCGCACTATTCGAAAAGGATAATAAATACGAATATTCCTCTACACCTAGAAGTGAAGGTGGAATTCGTCAAACTTTTAGTACAGAAGTTAACATTCGAATGAGTCAATATAGTTACCAAGTATATAAGAAATTTGAAGAGGAGATGGCATTCGATGGTGAGAATGCACAAATCAACTTCAATGAAAACGGTTACTTATATTTACTTGATAAAAAATCAATGCCAATCTTTGAAGATATTTTAAAAACACAAGAAACATTAGGTGTTAAAACAAAGTTTATGAATCAAAGGGAAACACAATCTTTTTTCCCTGAATTAAATGTTGAAGATTTGGTAGGGTCTGTATTTGACCCAGAAGCCGGAAATGCAGACCCGTATTCTGTATTACAAGCGTATATCAGGAAAATAAGAGAATACGGTGTTTCTTTTATATACGAAGAGGTTGATACAATTTTAACGGAGCGTAATAAAGCAATTGGTATTCAAACTACTAATGGTGATAAGTATTTCGCACCAATTGTTGTTAATGCAGCAGGCCCCTGGTCTGGTGATTTAAGTGCAAAAATCGGACTCGAAATTCCCGTAAAACCATTAAGACGTCAATTATTTTCAATTGATACCCAACTGAAATTCCAACATGAAATACCATTTACATTTGATCCGACCGGTCTACATTTCAGAAGTGAAAGATCAAAAGTAGTCGTTGGCTGGGCAAATGATGTTCCTTATGGCTACGACTTTAACCTTGAAAAGAGTTTTTTTGAAGAAGAAATTTGGCCTGTTTTAGCTACACGTTCATCTCATTTCGAACAACTTAAATTAGAAAATGGGTGGACTGGTTTATATGATTATAACTATATTGACCAGAATGCAATAATAGGTGGCCATCCAGACTTGGGTGGATACTTTATTGTATCAGGATTTAGTGGTCACGGATTCCAACATGCACCAGCCGCTGGAAAAGCGTTATCTGAACTGATTCGTTTAGGAAAGTTCGAAACAATGGATATATCTTCACTTTCAGTAGAGCGATTTAAAACAAATGAATTAGTAATTGAAACAGCAGTCTATTAA
- a CDS encoding thiamine pyrophosphate-dependent enzyme, producing MKLTDRQIAVDVLEDEDVNTVNLTGGQLIVDVLEKEGVTKIFGVPGESYLNVLDAIYEHQNIEYISTRQEGGASFMAEGYAKASGKVGVCMATRGPGATNLSIGIHTAHQDSTPLVALIGQVEREFRDREAFQEVDFVGFFSHLCKWTVEINHADRVPELLHRAFHIARSGRPGPVLVSLPEDMLDDIVTKITHQKFKSSTISPDNLAVNEAAKLIQEAERPIIIAGGGIVLSDATEMLVKLSELTQAPVASAFRRFHSFPNSHDNYVGSLGIGARPDLLKYIKDSDLVIALGTRFSQMTTSDYTLLNENSKLIHVDASEETLGKVYTPTLPIVSDVKRFLEEIVKVVSENKDEKRKINKEKIRNNYVDFSTPKLIKKENYVDMNSLVHHLSEQLPKDAIITSDAGNFFSWLSRYYRYDEGGKYYGPTSGAMGYGMPAAIGAKIAHPEKVVVSLSGDGGYMMTMQDFETAVRYNIPIVSIVINNNIFGTIRTHQERKFPDRMVGTQLSNPNYKEIAESFGGFGERVTNTDEFVPALKRALASNKPALIEVLTDPCILSANHDQTI from the coding sequence ATGAAATTAACAGACAGACAGATAGCAGTTGATGTATTAGAAGATGAAGATGTAAATACAGTGAATCTAACAGGCGGTCAGTTAATAGTTGATGTATTGGAGAAAGAAGGCGTAACTAAGATCTTTGGTGTGCCAGGTGAAAGTTATTTAAACGTACTTGATGCAATTTATGAGCACCAAAACATTGAATATATTTCTACCCGACAAGAAGGTGGAGCTTCTTTTATGGCTGAAGGATATGCAAAGGCTTCAGGTAAGGTTGGAGTGTGTATGGCAACAAGAGGACCTGGTGCAACGAATTTATCGATTGGTATTCATACAGCACACCAAGATTCAACTCCACTTGTAGCATTAATTGGTCAAGTTGAACGTGAGTTTAGAGATCGTGAAGCATTCCAAGAAGTTGACTTCGTTGGTTTTTTCAGCCATCTATGCAAATGGACAGTAGAAATTAACCACGCAGATCGTGTTCCTGAGTTACTGCACCGCGCTTTCCATATTGCTCGTTCTGGTCGTCCAGGGCCAGTACTTGTTTCATTGCCAGAAGATATGCTCGATGACATTGTCACAAAAATCACACATCAAAAATTTAAATCGAGTACAATCTCCCCTGATAATTTGGCAGTTAATGAAGCTGCTAAATTAATTCAAGAAGCGGAACGTCCAATTATAATTGCCGGTGGTGGAATCGTATTGTCTGATGCAACTGAAATGCTAGTTAAGTTATCAGAGTTAACTCAAGCACCCGTTGCTTCAGCTTTTAGACGTTTCCATTCCTTTCCAAACTCCCATGATAACTATGTGGGATCATTAGGAATTGGCGCACGCCCAGACTTATTAAAATATATTAAAGATAGTGATTTAGTTATTGCTTTAGGAACTAGATTTTCACAAATGACGACATCTGATTATACATTACTAAATGAAAATTCAAAACTCATTCATGTCGATGCTTCTGAAGAAACATTAGGTAAAGTTTATACACCGACATTACCGATAGTCTCGGACGTAAAACGTTTCCTTGAAGAAATAGTAAAGGTAGTTTCAGAAAATAAAGACGAAAAAAGAAAGATTAATAAAGAAAAAATTCGTAATAATTACGTTGACTTTTCTACACCAAAATTGATTAAAAAAGAAAATTATGTTGATATGAACAGTCTAGTTCATCATTTATCTGAACAATTACCGAAAGATGCGATTATTACGAGTGATGCAGGTAACTTCTTCTCATGGTTATCACGTTATTACCGTTATGATGAAGGTGGTAAATATTATGGACCAACTTCGGGTGCTATGGGATATGGAATGCCAGCTGCAATTGGAGCTAAAATTGCGCATCCTGAAAAAGTTGTCGTATCGTTATCAGGTGACGGTGGATACATGATGACAATGCAAGACTTTGAAACAGCTGTTAGATACAATATTCCAATCGTTTCCATTGTCATTAATAATAATATTTTCGGGACAATTCGTACACACCAAGAGCGTAAATTTCCTGATAGAATGGTTGGTACTCAATTATCTAATCCTAACTATAAAGAAATTGCTGAATCGTTTGGTGGTTTTGGGGAAAGAGTTACCAATACAGATGAATTTGTTCCGGCATTAAAGAGAGCTTTAGCATCTAATAAGCCTGCTTTAATTGAAGTATTAACAGATCCGTGTATTTTATCTGCAAATCATGATCAAACGATTTAA